The following nucleotide sequence is from Fundulus heteroclitus isolate FHET01 chromosome 24, MU-UCD_Fhet_4.1, whole genome shotgun sequence.
ctttaatgtgttttgggggaaTTCTATGTGAtgaacaaacacaaaagcagggattttggtcatttttataATGGGATTTTCCTCGCCAAGTAGGAGGTTGCAATCTTAAGAGAATACAAAAATTAACGGCATCATGCAAGTGTTAGAAGCTGAAAGCGGAGACGAGGGGCCGCTCAACATCTGTCTGGATGGCAAAGGATTGATGCAAGGTTGGGAAACAAAAATACTCTGCAGCAGGCAGCGTCATTTCTCATCTGTAGAAGGAAGGAACAGGATGAAGATGTTTCTTTTCACTGCCTCCACATGCTTGCTGTGTAAGAGGCCTCCAGTAGGACAGGCATCCTTACATAACTTTCCACAAACTGCTCAAAACCAAAGCTTTTGTGTCACATGTACGATCAGGTTGGATGCTGTGGCATTGGGTTGTTTATGTGAACTGTATTTGTTGTGCTTCTGTGTAGTTGGAAACAAATTAGACCTGGTTTTCTTCCTGAAACGCCTTCAAAGCGTATTTAATGATAGTTGTATCGTTGACTGTATgaataaatcaagcggagctgGTCAGACTCACAAGGAAGATGGAGcaatggaagaaaacctgttggaagCTGTAGAGGACTCCGTACTTCCTTTGTATAGAATGCTGATTAAATAAATGGGAGTAcatttaatgtgataaaatgtaaaacagctCAAAGGAATCACATATTGTTTTTTGAAAGGTAGAGCTTATCCAACTTCAGCACTTATTTACAAACCAGTTTCTCCAGAAACAACCCAATCCTGATAAAAAAAGTCTCTTGCCCTGAATGTAAGAGACGGGGCCCACCCAGCTCTGCtgcaatacatttaaatgtgagCTCTCTTTTTACTGGGAGCAAGAGGCGTACAAGAGTTGGTGGAtttatatcttcttttttttttcaaacacttaTCATTAATATAAAGATTATTCTGCAGAACAAGAGTGCCTTCATCCAAGAACAGCTTGTTTTCCCTTCATGCATATAATCACCTCATAAAAGCACGTTTCACGCCGCCCTTCGTCCCCGCGTTCATGAAGTGGAAATCATGTGTTGGAGCACGTTAGAATTAAGATTATTGGATCTATTAAAACACACCATGAATTAATTAAccaagtgtgttttttttctaaagcaaaCGCACTCAAACCTCttatctgtctctgtctccaCAGATATCGCGGTCCGAAATGCAGCCCTGTCTTGTTTTCATCGGCTTGTTTCTCTCGGCGGCTCAAACCCAAGACGTTCATCCCTCCGAGCCTTCATCCTTCATCAGCGAGTCGTGTGACTCCCTGTGTTCCTGCGAGGCGAAGGACGGCGTCCTTCATCTCAACTGTGAGCAGAGGAACATCAgcaaaatctcccaaatccaaaTCCCGTCAGGTGTCTCCTTCCATCTGAACCTTTACAAAAACGACTTAGTCGAGCTCCGAGTCGAGGAAATGGAAGGGCTTAGGGGCGCCCTTTCTCTGCACATCGGGGGTAATAGCATACAAGAGCTGGAGCCGGGGGTCTTTAGCACTCTCGGATCGCTGAAAAAGCTCCACATAAATAGCAATTTTCTTGTCACCCTGAAAGAGGACACTTTTCAGGGTCTGGTAAACTTGGAGTTTCTCCAAGCGGACACCAATTTCATCCGGATCATCGAACCGGGGGCCTTCAACAAACTGATCCGCCTCAAAGTCCTCATCCTCAATGACAATTCCATCGAGTTTCTACCCGGCAACATCTTCCGCTTCGTGCCCCTCACCCACCTCGATCTGCGGGGCAACAAGCTGCAGACGCTGCCCTACGTGGGCTTCCTGGAGCACATCGGCCGGAtcatggagctgctgctggaggacaacgaCTGGACCTGTGACTGCGATATCCTCCATTTAAAGACCTGGATGGAGAACATGAGGGCACAGTCGGTCATCAGTGAGGTGGTGTGCAGCTCCCCGCAGCACCTGAAGGGCACCATCCTGGCCAAAGTCAAGCGGGACGTTCTGTGCCCATTCCACAAAGACCTTCCTCTTGAGGGACCCCCATCCCTGGATATGGTTGTCACGCCATCGACCAAGGTGGCTCAGGCTCCCAAACAGACACCATCTCACATTCCTGACAGTCCCTGCGTGGAGCACTGTTCCTGTCACAATCACCCGGTGGCCGGTTTTTTGATGCACTGCCAGGACCGGGGAATTCAGAAGGTGTCTGACATCGGAATACTCCAGCAGAGCCCTACGAAACTGGTCATGACAGGAAACATGATCCAGAAACTCTTCAAGTATGACTTTGTCACATACGATAGTTTGGAGTTGCTCAACCTGGCAAACAACCGGATCGACTACATCGACAACGAAACCTTTCTCAGCCTGAGCAGCTTGAAGAAGCTTCACTTGAACGGCAACCGGATCGAGAAGCTTTTCTCCACCATGTTTGTGGGTCTCCACAACCTGGAGTTCCTCTACCTGGAATACAACCTCCTGAAGGAGATCGCTCCCGGCACGTTCAACCCCCTGCCAAACCTCAAGCTGCTGTCGCTGAACAACAACCTGCTGAGCTCGCTGCCCGCCCAGATATTCCGCAACGTGCCCCTGACCAAACTGAACCTGAGGAAGAACCTGCTGATGCACCTGCCGGTGAGCAACGTACTGGATCAGCTGGACGCGCTGGAGCAGATCTATTTAGAGGACAACCCCTGGGACTGCAGCTGCGACTTGCTCAGCCTCAAGCAGTGGCTGGAGAAGCTGAGGAAGGACACGGTGGTGGGCTCCGTTCTCTGCCACACCCCGAAGAAGGCGATGCAGGCCGAGCTGAGAAGCCTCCACCACGAGACGCTCTGTCCCGGGTTGGGAACGTACAACCCGGGGGCGCAAGGCGGGGAGGAGACGGCCACCGCCACTCTGGGGCCACCCGGCCAACGGGACAGAGGTCTGCTCATCTCCCTGACCGACACCATCCCACTCTCCGTCCTCATCCTGAGCCTCCTCATCTTCGTCCTCATGATCATCTTCTGCTCGGCCGGCCTGGTGGTCTTCGTGGTGCACCGGCGGCGGCGGAGGGCGAAGAAGAAAGCCGCAGAGGAGCCGGCGCGGGAGAACACCAGCAGCACGTCGCCCATCCACTTGCATTACAGCATGTACGGGCAGAAGACCACCCACCACACTGTGACCCAGAGAGCGGGACCCGCCAGCCTGTACGAGGACAGGTCCCACAGCCCCATCGTGCAGATCTGCCGCAACCCCACCTACTGCGCGCAGCACAAGGGCCACGACTCCGACCTGGATTACAGCCTGGACGACGCCAAGCACCACGTCTGCCGCAGCATCATGGAGAAGGAGAACACCTCGCCGCTGACAGGAAACCCCAGGTTCAGGGCCGTCGCCGAGGAGCGCCCGGCGGAGTTCGTGGCGCTGGGGACTCCCAGCTCCCTGTACAGGAACATCCTGGAGAGGGagaaggagctgcagcagcagctgggaatAACGGAGTACTTCAGGAAAAACCTGCCCCAGCTGCAGCCCGGCATGGACATGCAGGTCCCAGGGCACCAGGAGGAGCTTAAGCTCATGGAGACCATAATGTACGCGAGACCGCGCAAGGTCATGCTGGAACAAACCAAGAACGAGTACTTTGAGCTGAAAGCAAACCTTCACAGCGAGCCGGACtacctggaggttctggagcaCCAGACTGCTTTTAACTGAGCTGAATTATAGACGTTGTCATTGTCTGAACCAAGTGCCTTAGCCTGTTTGCCCTCCTCTACTTTCCACAGTGTGAAATGTATAAACGTAGAACTATGAtaagagaaatatatatatatatacacacatgcacatgttTTTAATTGTAGCACAGAATGTAAGCGTGTGAACTGTGTTATCTGCTCATCCGTCGAGGTGGctgcttaaaggtgcaatgttTCAGAGGTGCACCGATTGGGCTCTTCTCGGCTCAGACCGATTTCTGGTCCGTCGCTCTATGTGTCAAATTTTGGccaatgcagattttttttctctaaagagcaaaaaaaaaaaaaaaaaacagagctggcAGTTACAAACCCAAAAAGAAAAGGGAGGCGTCGGTGCAGATTCGTTTGATGCACTTTAAGAGTGGATCAAGGGTTGCAATCTCTGGCCGGCTGATCGGTGCATCCTCAGGAGAGAAGTCTCAGCCAAatcaaaacacagaggaaggaGTCGCCGTCTGCAGAGCAGGCCTGGGTTACAACCCCACAGTGAAATCCACTCAATCAGCTTTTTACATGTGATTAAATTTTCATGCTCCTACAGCAGCCTAGTGAATTGATCCACGCAGCACAACccgtacccccccccccctcccccacccccacccacccaggatAAAGCAGATGTTTGGAAAGAATCGAGTGAATTTCAATCAGTGCTTGACCCAGAATTCCGCTTAATCAGTCTATCCCGATTCTGGCCGTGACCTGattaccccccacccccccccccccacccccattcaCAAGAGCAGCTTTAACGCTGCAACCGGAGCGCTTGTTGTTGCCGTAGAGTCAGCAAGACAAACAGCCGAGTACACTGAGAAACAGCGACAGGAGCGCGGTTACAAGATGTCCCCCTGACAGATGATTGATCCAAGACGCTGCGGCGCCGCAGTCAGAGGAACTTTATTTTTATACCAGCCGAGCAGATCAGTCAGGAAGAGGGGGAGTACAGTATCCACACAACTTGTACAAACGCATTGCACTATTTAAACGCCATAAGATGGTGCATGACAATCAACTTAAagtcctgctgaaaaaaaaagggtctccTTTTGGTTTTCCGCCAGAACTGAGCCGCTGCTACGTGCTCATTTCGTGTGCTTTTTGTGTACGTGTGTGAGATTGATGCcattcttcttattttttattattattattattattattattgttttgttggaTCAATTAAAAAGCATCCAGGAACAGCTGGAGAAAGACTTTTGCAAGAGCGAACCAGATTCGGGTTCCTGTTTCCCCCCCCCGAGCGGCTCATGTAAGCACACACTCTGTAGCTTTTTCTACCTTAACTAGATTGACTTATTTATTCTGTACATTTTGTATATACCTCTGTTCCGTTTCATCCTTGGGTTTTTTCGTGTGCCTTCAGTGCTGTACAGAATATAAACAGAAGTTGTAtctgaaagaggaaaaaaaaaataaagaattgcTATACGACGTGATTTTGGAAAACGGCGGCCTCGCCGCTTGTCGGCAGCGCTCCACCTCTTCACTAATTAACACGCCGGCCAACCTGGACTGCAGTAGTAAGACTTTtttctctaaatgttttttatctctCCTCTGCAGCGCTTATGGATATTTAGGTggatgtgtatgtttttttttttcccccgctgcCTGAATAATTCggctcccccccaccccaccgaTGGAGGAAGCATAGTCCTCCATCGGTTCTTCTCCAGCCTTTCTTTGTTTCTCCATTCCATCTGCAGATGCTCTCCTTTTTTCCATAATAACCCACAGATCTAAAGTTCTGCTGCAAGAACACATATAGCCTCTGAAGCCTGAAACGCTCAAGCACACAATCTGGCATGGGGCGCCCCGCGCCTAAAAACAGAAACCCCGTCTGCGAGGAAAAATAACTTCTAGATTTGCATGCGCACTTTGTTTAAGCACACCGAGCAATAGGAGCACCACCTCGAGGTGAGACTCCAGCGAAGGAAGTAGACGAAAGCCGAACGTGAGAAGAGGATTTTCGAGAGGTATCATTTTAGAGTAGCGAGCAATTGTCTTTAATTTCTATCCGCCTGTTTGTCAGGCTAGGAATCAGGCGTGTTTCTGCTCGGTctgggaggaggggaggggggaagcAAGTGTTATGCGGGCCAAAGCGTGCCAGACGGGTTGAAATTAAATCACTTGACAGGTACCGCCCAGATGCCCTTCAAGCATCCTACGCCGGCTGTCACTCAACATGCGGCTCCTTGCAGACGCCCTGGTACACATTTAGGCACACAGTCCACAATTTTAGAGGGATTTCATTACGGCAGACCATCTCATTGGGGAGACGCTtggtttttggttttggtttttttgtaaatacatgTTTGAACCAGAGTCGGAAATGCGTGGCGTGCACAGGGTTTAGATTCAATTTAGAGCCTCCATGAGCTGCGTTGTTCAAATCCAGGCAGGGCTGAATGGTTTTAGGGCTGTCCGGCCCCAGCTTTAAATCGTTTGTGCTGGGTTTCCTGTTGAGCGCCAACCAGTTTCCCTTTTCCCCACTGAAGAAAgtctccccacagcatgacgctgccaccaccatttcTGGTCTGCATGCCGTCGTCTAAGTTGACCAGAGCGCCCTTGTCTCAAGGTTTGCTGGGCTCTCTACTGCCAACGGCCTTTCCTCCAGGGTTGCCTTTAACAATGGCCTTCTTTGTAAA
It contains:
- the LOC118557717 gene encoding SLIT and NTRK-like protein 6, which produces MQPCLVFIGLFLSAAQTQDVHPSEPSSFISESCDSLCSCEAKDGVLHLNCEQRNISKISQIQIPSGVSFHLNLYKNDLVELRVEEMEGLRGALSLHIGGNSIQELEPGVFSTLGSLKKLHINSNFLVTLKEDTFQGLVNLEFLQADTNFIRIIEPGAFNKLIRLKVLILNDNSIEFLPGNIFRFVPLTHLDLRGNKLQTLPYVGFLEHIGRIMELLLEDNDWTCDCDILHLKTWMENMRAQSVISEVVCSSPQHLKGTILAKVKRDVLCPFHKDLPLEGPPSLDMVVTPSTKVAQAPKQTPSHIPDSPCVEHCSCHNHPVAGFLMHCQDRGIQKVSDIGILQQSPTKLVMTGNMIQKLFKYDFVTYDSLELLNLANNRIDYIDNETFLSLSSLKKLHLNGNRIEKLFSTMFVGLHNLEFLYLEYNLLKEIAPGTFNPLPNLKLLSLNNNLLSSLPAQIFRNVPLTKLNLRKNLLMHLPVSNVLDQLDALEQIYLEDNPWDCSCDLLSLKQWLEKLRKDTVVGSVLCHTPKKAMQAELRSLHHETLCPGLGTYNPGAQGGEETATATLGPPGQRDRGLLISLTDTIPLSVLILSLLIFVLMIIFCSAGLVVFVVHRRRRRAKKKAAEEPARENTSSTSPIHLHYSMYGQKTTHHTVTQRAGPASLYEDRSHSPIVQICRNPTYCAQHKGHDSDLDYSLDDAKHHVCRSIMEKENTSPLTGNPRFRAVAEERPAEFVALGTPSSLYRNILEREKELQQQLGITEYFRKNLPQLQPGMDMQVPGHQEELKLMETIMYARPRKVMLEQTKNEYFELKANLHSEPDYLEVLEHQTAFN